Proteins co-encoded in one Brassica oleracea var. oleracea cultivar TO1000 chromosome C4, BOL, whole genome shotgun sequence genomic window:
- the LOC106337203 gene encoding uncharacterized protein LOC106337203: MDFKGITWVGNVYQKFEAMCLELEEIIVQDTAKYVENQVQTVGNSLKKFCSDVVQDFNPDETVDSGKPSPVSMLHEYAPVCSFKKKRDCMNQQTRDVKQEQEGKKDVFDVKFRGVDADDYDICTSPRQYSYGSPYRRTQLGRKQVTRPYTVKDSSSISSMVHRARVKHDVGTVKSSDPPPGGVVARLISKDKCQKYDRSKGQHGLTVVDSVRSHESELRTEHDHGLTVVNPVRSHDHGLGVADSVRIQDSEIQPSVATSLPAGSDDCIKETDEDSMQTKTSSSSVSESEQKAEILQQLSGRSVEESCIIVDRDDLHCVFPDMKENDKHKPYKKIRDAISSRMKQNREKEYKRLARQWYAEDVENGREGGDSSKQIEEDQSPEESEWELL, from the exons ATGGATTTTAAAGGTATAACATGGGTTGGTAATGTCTACCAGAAGTTTGAAGCAATGTGCTTAGAGCTCGAAGAGATCATCGTCCAG GACACGGCTAAATACGTTGAGAACCAAGTTCAGACGGTTGGAAACTCTCTCAAGAAGTTCTGTTCCGATGTGGTTCAAGATTTCAACCCCGATGAGACTGTGGATTCGGGAAAACCCTCACCCGTTTCCATGTTACATGAATACGCTCCTGTTTGTTCCTTCAAAAAGAAAAGAGATTGCATGAACCAACAAACCAGAGATGTGAAGCAAGAACAAGAAGGGAAGAAGGATGTATTTGACGTGAAGTTCCGTGGTGTTGATGCAGATGATTACGATATCTGTACTTCTCCTAGGCAGTACAGTTACGGAAGTCCGTACAGAAGAACACAGCTCGGTCGCAAACAAGTCACTAGGCCTTACACAGTGAAAGACTCGAGCAGTATATCATCAATGGTTCATAGAGCTCGTGTCAAACATGATGTTGGGACTGTTAAGTCAAGTGATCCTCCTCCAGGTGGAGTAGTAGCAAGACTCATTTCTAAAGACAAGTGTCAGAAATATGATAGAAGCAAAGGTCAACACGGTCTAACAGTGGTTGATTCTGTCAGAAGCCATGAGTCAGAGCTTAGAACCGAACATGACCACGGTCTTACGGTGGTTAATCCTGTTAGAAGTCATGACCACGGTCTTGGGGTGGCTGATTCTGTTAGGATCCAAGATTCAGAGATTCAACCATCTGTTGCCACAAGCTTACCTGCAGGATCTGATG ATTGCATAAAGGAAACCGATGAGGATTCAATGCAAACTAAAACTAGTTCGAGTTCTGTCTCAGAGTCAGAGCAGAAAGCAGAGATTCTTCAACAGCTTAGTGGAAGATCAGTTGAAGAAAGCTGTATCATTGTGGATAGAGACGATTTGCATTGTGTTTTCCCTGACATGAAGGAGAATGACAAACACAAACCTTACAAG AAGATCAGGGACGCAATTTCTTCAAGAATGAAGCAAAATAGAGAGAAAGAATACAAGCGACTTGCCCGTCAGTGGTACGCAGAAGATGTTGAAAATGGTAGAGAAGGTGGCGACAGTTCGAAACAGATCGAGGAAGATCAATCACCAGAAGAATCTGAATGGGAGCTCCTGTAA
- the LOC106340844 gene encoding phospholipase A1-IIbeta-like, translated as MVEDIAKRWKELSGNSKWKDLLDPLDLDLRRYILHYGHMVEVGYITFNCGRRSKYVGDSCYTKEELFARTGYLKDNPFRYEVTKFIYGTSSIKLPECFMINSWSREAWNKESNWLGYVAVATDECKELLGRRDIVVAWRGTIQLYEWANDFDFPLESAISVFPRADPSDPPRIASGWLSLYTTADPRSRFDKTSAREQVQGELKRLLELYKHEEVSITLTGHSLGAVLSILSATDFLHNEWPKTTPRLEDRLSCVTVFAFGSPRVGDRNFKTLVESLKKLNILRVANVPDLIPHYPLFRFTDVGEELHINTLKAEYLKRSLSLAHFHNLKAYLQGVEGTQHNQSELKLEQLVKNGLDALEDKYLVPGDSWVLENKGMDKTHDGTWILNCDMAKEDENEEEDKCELPWI; from the exons ATGGTGGAAGATATCGCTAAGAGATGGAAGGAATTGAGCGGCAATAGCAAATGGAAAGACCTGCTTGATCCTCTTGACTTGGATCTACGCCGTTACATCCTCCACTACGGCCACATGGTTGAAGTCGGGTACATCACCTTCAATTGTGGCCGCCGGTCCAAATACGTAGGAGATAGCTGCTACACCAAGGAAGAGCTATTTGCTCGTACCGGCTACCTTAAAGACAACCCTTTCAG GTATGAGGTGACTAAGTTCATATATGGAACATCGTCGATAAAGTTACCAGAATGTTTCATGATCAACTCATGGTCAAGGGAAGCATGGAACAAAGAGTCTAACTGGTTAGGTTATGTCGCGGTGGCTACAGACGAGTGCAAGGAGTTGTTAGGGAGAAGAGACATTGTTGTAGCATGGCGAGGGACTATTCAACTGTATGAGTGGGCTAACGATTTTGATTTCCCACTTGAATCAGCTATCTCGGTTTTCCCTCGAGCTGACCCGAGTGACCCACCTCGCATTGCCAGTGGTTGGCTGTCTCTTTATACAACCGCTGATCCACGCTCACGTTTTGACAAAACCAGTGCACGAGAACAG GTTCAAGGAGAGCTCAAAAGGTTACTCGAATTGTACAAACATGAAGAAGTTAGCATCACCTTAACAGGCCATAGCTTGGGAGCAGTTCTCTCAATTCTGTCAGCCACAGACTTTCTCCATAACGAATGGCCAAAGACCACACCAAGGCTTGAAGACAGGCTCTCTTGTGTCACGGTTTTCGCTTTCGGAAGCCCCCGCGTCGGTGACCGCAACTTCAAAACACTCGTGGAGTCTCTAAAAAAACTCAACATCTTGAGAGTAGCAAATGTCCCTGATCTCATCCCGCATTACCCGCTGTTCAGGTTCACAGATGTTGGGGAGGAGCTCCATATCAACACATTGAAAGCAGAGTACCTGAAACGGTCTCTAAGCCTAGCGCATTTCCATAACCTCAAGGCGTACTTGCAAGGCGTGGAGGGGACGCAACACAATCAATCGGAACTCAAGCTGGAGCAGCTGGTTAAAAATGGTTTAGATGCTCTTGAAGATAAGTACTTAGTCCCTGGGGATTCGTGGGTTCTTGAGAACAAAGGGATGGATAAAACTCATGACGGGACATGGATTCTCAATTGCGATATGGCAAAGGAGGACGAAAACGAAGAAGAAGACAAATGTGAATTACCATGGATATAA
- the LOC106338137 gene encoding uncharacterized protein LOC106338137, translated as MTSNIAEQLNNALVEGRSSPIVELVMFIQEMMTRWFSARRKKSERHRGLMTVEVDRVMTKSMALISGSKINSVSNWSSQVVGKYGGYDSVILDQKKCSCKYFDHMKIPCGHAMLADDNLGVPYATLVGHWYKTEAWRETYAGVISPIGDPRDEDVAEEVRNKVLMPPVTKRPAGRRKTKCFLSTGEIPGPNKKAIPNRCGRCRGTRHNRTNYTVPLK; from the exons ATGACAAGTAACATCGCTGAGCAGCTGAACAATGCTTTGGTGGAAGGCAGATCATCCCCAATAGTTGAGTTGGTTATGTTTATACAAGAGATGATGACCCGGTGGTTTAGTGCTCGTAGGAAGAAGTCTGAGAGGCATAGGGGGTTGATGACTGTTGAGGTGGATAGGGTAATGACAAAGAGCATGGCACTGATCAGTGGCAGCAAAATAAATTCAGTTTCTAATTGGAGCAGTCAGGTTGTAGGGAAGTATGGAGGTTATGACAGTGTAATTTTAGATCAGAAAAAATGTTCCTGCAAGTACTTTGACCACATGAAGATACCATGTGGTCATGCAATGCTGGCTGATGACAACCTTGGGGTGCCTTACGCTACACTAGTTGGGCACTGGTACAAGACAGAGGCTTGGAGAGAAACGTACGCCGGGGTGATCAGTCCAATTGGCGATCCAAGGGATGAGGATGTTGCTGAAGAGGTGAGGAATAAGGTTTTGATGCCACCGGTGACGAAGAGACCAGCAGGAAGGCGGAAGACAAAATGCTTCCTATCAACAGGAGAGATCCCT GGACCAAATAAGAAGGCGATACCGAACAGGTGTGGAAGATGCAGGGGGACAAGGCATAACAGGACAAACTATACGGTTCCGCTGAAATGA